In one Achromobacter spanius genomic region, the following are encoded:
- a CDS encoding D-alanyl-lipoteichoic acid biosynthesis protein DltD encodes MLLPILRNTRLLSHVAAAATAVALAVGAYCGADDVLSRIVTPAAAPLSATAGKNNYLPNLGPDWGTQHVNLNRLGNALSDGTLVVLGSSELSSHDLRFVPYRFFPDELKMPTLAYGHAMFQSYGIVSVLESVADSLTPNTRLVIMVSPAWFASGGQLPRSAFAEHVTGPVWDRLWDQPSTREQMQTWITDNANWGLLWLIANGQAAELKDKLVLWWHARQDPAPDRPRTKLSVPAHRFVSWPSAARLNEGQWGRLTHQAREVEHNLGGHNPYDVRDDYYKQYLAPLYSPARNEFADVDPITRAELGDLSRVMALLQKRKVKAYFVIQPFNPKLILDVERFDPVVAAITGMCARYQMGCLDLYSIPFEPGMLRDDMHLAELGWAMADQGIAEYFSR; translated from the coding sequence ATGTTGCTGCCCATTCTGCGTAACACGCGCTTGCTGTCCCACGTTGCGGCTGCCGCGACGGCGGTCGCACTGGCGGTTGGCGCGTATTGCGGCGCGGACGATGTGCTCAGCCGCATCGTGACGCCCGCCGCCGCACCCTTGTCGGCCACGGCCGGCAAAAACAACTACCTGCCCAATCTGGGACCGGACTGGGGCACTCAGCACGTCAACCTGAATCGCCTGGGCAACGCGCTAAGCGACGGCACGCTGGTCGTGCTGGGCTCGTCCGAACTGTCCAGCCACGACCTGCGTTTCGTTCCTTACCGCTTCTTTCCCGACGAGCTGAAAATGCCGACGCTGGCCTATGGCCATGCCATGTTCCAGTCTTATGGAATTGTCAGCGTGCTGGAATCCGTGGCCGATTCCCTGACGCCGAACACGCGGCTGGTGATCATGGTGTCGCCCGCATGGTTCGCCTCGGGCGGCCAGTTGCCGCGCAGCGCGTTCGCCGAGCACGTGACCGGCCCGGTCTGGGACCGCCTGTGGGACCAGCCCAGCACGCGCGAGCAGATGCAGACCTGGATCACCGACAACGCGAATTGGGGTCTGCTCTGGCTGATCGCCAACGGTCAGGCGGCCGAACTGAAAGACAAGTTGGTGCTGTGGTGGCATGCCCGCCAGGACCCCGCGCCTGACCGCCCGCGCACCAAGCTGTCGGTGCCCGCGCATCGTTTCGTGTCCTGGCCGTCCGCCGCGCGCTTGAACGAAGGGCAGTGGGGGCGGCTGACGCATCAGGCGCGCGAGGTGGAGCACAATCTGGGCGGCCACAACCCCTACGACGTACGCGACGACTACTACAAGCAATACCTGGCGCCGCTGTACTCGCCGGCCCGCAACGAGTTCGCCGACGTCGACCCCATCACCCGCGCCGAGCTGGGCGATCTGTCGCGCGTCATGGCCTTGCTGCAAAAGCGCAAGGTGAAGGCCTACTTCGTCATTCAACCGTTCAACCCCAAGCTCATCCTGGATGTCGAGCGCTTCGATCCGGTGGTGGCCGCCATCACGGGCATGTGCGCGCGCTATCAAATGGGTTGCCTGGACCTTTACAGCATCCCGTTCGAACCGGGCATGCTGCGCGACGACATGCACCTGGCCGAGCTGGGCTGGGCCATGGCCGACCAAGGCATTGCGGAGTACTTTTCCCGATGA
- the aroQ gene encoding type II 3-dehydroquinate dehydratase gives MAQNILVLHGPNLNLLGTREPHIYGSLTLPQINERLELLGGELGAKLTTWQGNHEGALVDRIQAARQDGTDFIIINAAAYTHTSVAIRDALAGVAIPFIEVHLSNLYKREPFRHHSYLSDLAIGLITGLGADGYEAALRYAVRH, from the coding sequence ATGGCGCAAAACATACTGGTATTGCATGGCCCGAATCTGAACCTGCTTGGCACCCGGGAACCTCATATCTACGGCAGTTTGACGCTGCCCCAGATCAATGAGCGCCTGGAGCTGCTTGGCGGGGAATTGGGCGCCAAGTTGACTACTTGGCAAGGCAATCACGAAGGTGCGTTGGTCGACCGCATTCAGGCGGCGCGGCAAGACGGCACGGACTTCATCATCATCAACGCGGCGGCTTATACGCACACCAGCGTCGCGATTCGCGATGCGCTGGCTGGGGTCGCGATCCCATTTATTGAAGTACATTTGTCCAATCTGTATAAGCGAGAGCCCTTCAGGCATCACTCTTATCTGTCCGACTTGGCGATAGGCCTTATCACCGGCCTCGGCGCGGACGGCTACGAGGCGGCTCTGCGTTACGCAGTGCGGCACTGA
- a CDS encoding acyl carrier protein codes for MYTEQELHTKIGDIVESIVMKKVTPDTQLIATGLVDSLAAVDITLAVESEYGCSIPAPEIAEILQSVRSLAGYVAAHSA; via the coding sequence ATGTATACCGAGCAAGAACTCCACACCAAGATCGGCGATATCGTCGAGTCGATCGTCATGAAGAAAGTCACACCCGACACGCAATTGATCGCCACAGGCCTGGTGGATTCCCTGGCCGCCGTGGACATCACGCTGGCGGTTGAGTCGGAGTACGGCTGCAGCATCCCGGCTCCTGAAATCGCGGAAATCCTGCAGTCGGTTCGGTCGCTTGCCGGCTATGTTGCTGCCCATTCTGCGTAA
- the accC gene encoding acetyl-CoA carboxylase biotin carboxylase subunit, giving the protein MFEKILIANRGEIALRIQRACRELGIKTVVVHSEADREAKYVRLADESVCIGPAPSRDSYLNMPAIISAAEVTDSEAIHPGYGFLSENADFADRVEKSGFVFIGPRPDTIRLMGDKVSAKRAMIEAGVPVVPGSEGALPEDPQEIIRIAREVGYPVIIKAAGGGGGRGMRVVYTEAALLNAVTMTRSEAGAAFNNPEVYMEKFLENPRHVEIQVLADGGRNAVWLGERDCSMQRRHQKVIEEAPAPGIARRAIERIGDRCADACRKMGYRGAGTFEFLFENGEFYFIEMNTRIQVEHPVTELITGIDLVQQQILIAAGEKFTLRQRDITFKGHAIECRINAEDPFRFVPSPGRITNWHTPGGPGVRIDSHAYNSYFVPPNYDSMIAKVITYGDTRDQALARMRIALSEMVVEGISTNIPLHRELLQDARFIEGGTSIHYLENKLAQRP; this is encoded by the coding sequence ATGTTCGAAAAAATCCTGATCGCCAATCGGGGCGAAATCGCCCTGCGCATTCAGCGCGCTTGCCGTGAGCTGGGCATTAAAACCGTGGTCGTGCACTCCGAGGCTGACCGCGAGGCCAAGTACGTGCGCCTGGCCGATGAATCCGTGTGCATCGGGCCTGCGCCGTCGCGTGACAGCTACCTGAACATGCCGGCCATCATTTCGGCCGCCGAAGTGACGGATTCCGAGGCAATCCACCCGGGTTACGGGTTCTTGTCCGAAAATGCCGACTTCGCCGATCGCGTCGAAAAGAGTGGCTTCGTCTTCATCGGCCCGCGTCCCGACACCATTCGCCTGATGGGCGACAAGGTCAGCGCCAAGCGCGCCATGATCGAAGCCGGTGTGCCGGTGGTGCCGGGTTCCGAGGGTGCGTTGCCCGAAGATCCGCAGGAAATCATCCGCATTGCGCGCGAAGTCGGTTACCCGGTCATCATCAAGGCAGCGGGCGGCGGCGGTGGCCGTGGCATGCGCGTGGTGTACACCGAGGCCGCGCTCTTGAACGCCGTCACCATGACGCGCTCGGAAGCGGGCGCCGCGTTCAACAACCCGGAAGTCTATATGGAGAAGTTCCTTGAGAACCCTCGCCATGTGGAAATCCAGGTGCTGGCCGATGGCGGCCGCAACGCCGTCTGGCTGGGCGAACGCGACTGCTCCATGCAGCGCCGCCACCAGAAAGTCATCGAAGAAGCACCGGCTCCCGGCATCGCCCGCCGCGCCATCGAGCGCATCGGCGACCGTTGCGCCGACGCTTGCCGCAAGATGGGCTACCGTGGCGCGGGCACGTTCGAGTTCCTGTTTGAAAACGGCGAGTTCTATTTCATTGAAATGAACACCCGCATCCAGGTCGAACACCCGGTCACTGAACTCATCACCGGCATTGACCTCGTGCAGCAGCAGATTCTGATCGCCGCGGGCGAAAAGTTCACGCTGCGCCAGCGTGACATCACGTTCAAGGGCCATGCGATCGAATGCCGCATCAACGCGGAAGATCCTTTCCGCTTTGTGCCCAGCCCCGGCCGCATCACCAACTGGCATACGCCGGGCGGTCCTGGCGTGCGTATCGACTCGCATGCCTACAATAGCTATTTCGTGCCGCCCAACTATGATTCGATGATCGCCAAGGTCATCACGTATGGCGATACGCGCGATCAAGCCCTGGCCCGCATGCGTATTGCGCTGTCGGAAATGGTGGTGGAAGGCATTTCCACCAACATCCCGCTGCATCGTGAATTGCTGCAAGACGCCCGCTTCATTGAAGGCGGCACCAGCATCCACTATCTGGAAAACAAGTTGGCTCAGCGTCCCTGA
- a CDS encoding MBOAT family O-acyltransferase — MELFASLSFFGGALCGGLGLLAYRSFGMPFRIGYRHIIGVICLGVWMAVFWARPYQPIALLAMSGGALWAMRRGYIPTWLAVIITMAPLLLVKTGVSHLGAMLGLSFATFRAIDVLLFAQRNERVSPLDYFIYLFFPLTLLAGPMYRWRNFQADLKRGYEGVNLNTWLTGLELIMLGVIQKFGLAELIWRYGLATLDAHDYSLTGVALNASLYSAYLFFDFAGYSTMAIGIGMLFGFTLPINFRNPLATLNPQDFWRRWHISLSEWLRDVVFMPIYKALSKTRFFGRHRLAAQNIGIFATLLAMGVWNGLSLHYIVSGLMFGTYSVGHNLLVNAARTRPALQSTLAHPVMRLLGRVLTLILAALALYVFSGRSPI; from the coding sequence ATGGAATTGTTTGCAAGCTTGAGCTTCTTTGGCGGCGCCCTGTGCGGCGGCCTGGGCCTGTTGGCGTACCGCTCGTTCGGCATGCCGTTTCGCATCGGCTATCGCCACATCATCGGGGTGATCTGCCTGGGTGTCTGGATGGCGGTATTCTGGGCGCGCCCCTATCAGCCCATCGCGCTGCTGGCCATGTCGGGCGGCGCCTTGTGGGCCATGCGCCGCGGCTACATTCCCACCTGGCTGGCCGTCATCATCACCATGGCGCCGTTGCTGCTGGTGAAGACCGGCGTGTCGCACCTGGGTGCGATGCTGGGCCTGTCGTTCGCCACCTTCCGCGCCATCGACGTGCTGCTGTTTGCGCAACGCAACGAGCGCGTGTCGCCGCTGGATTACTTCATCTACCTGTTCTTCCCGCTGACGCTGTTGGCAGGCCCCATGTACCGCTGGCGCAATTTCCAGGCGGATCTCAAGCGCGGCTATGAAGGCGTGAACCTGAACACCTGGCTGACCGGGCTGGAACTGATCATGCTGGGCGTGATCCAGAAGTTCGGCCTGGCCGAGCTGATCTGGCGTTATGGCCTGGCCACGCTGGATGCGCACGACTATTCGTTGACCGGGGTTGCGCTGAACGCTTCGCTGTACAGCGCGTATCTGTTCTTCGACTTCGCCGGGTATTCGACGATGGCAATCGGCATCGGCATGCTGTTCGGCTTCACCTTGCCGATCAACTTCCGCAACCCCTTGGCCACGCTGAACCCGCAGGACTTCTGGCGCCGCTGGCACATCAGCCTGTCGGAGTGGTTGCGCGACGTGGTGTTCATGCCGATCTACAAGGCGTTGAGCAAGACCAGGTTCTTCGGACGGCATCGTTTGGCGGCGCAGAACATCGGCATCTTCGCCACGCTGCTGGCCATGGGGGTGTGGAACGGGCTGTCGCTGCATTACATCGTCAGCGGCCTGATGTTCGGCACGTATTCGGTGGGGCACAACCTGTTGGTCAACGCGGCGCGCACCCGACCTGCCTTGCAGTCCACGTTGGCGCACCCGGTGATGCGGCTTTTGGGCCGCGTGCTTACCTTGATTCTGGCCGCGC
- a CDS encoding glycine zipper 2TM domain-containing protein has protein sequence MNQSKSLSLVTPRTGRWLAVAAVVTSMAVLGGCANPSASSGVYSYDQAQREQIVRTGTVTGVRPIVIQNDKSSGVGMLAGGALGGVAGNAVGGGTGRTIATVGGAILGALAGNAVENRVGKNSGYEITVRLDNGETRVVAQEADLPISVGQRVQVISGAGPTRVTPM, from the coding sequence ATGAACCAAAGCAAATCTCTTTCCCTGGTAACGCCGCGTACTGGCAGGTGGCTGGCCGTTGCGGCCGTCGTGACGTCGATGGCAGTCTTGGGCGGCTGCGCGAATCCCAGCGCATCCAGCGGGGTTTATAGCTACGACCAAGCTCAGCGCGAACAGATCGTTCGTACGGGCACCGTCACGGGCGTGCGCCCCATCGTGATCCAGAATGACAAGTCCAGCGGTGTCGGCATGTTGGCCGGCGGTGCGCTGGGCGGCGTGGCCGGCAATGCCGTCGGCGGCGGCACGGGCCGCACCATCGCCACGGTGGGCGGCGCCATCTTGGGCGCCCTGGCCGGTAATGCCGTGGAGAACCGGGTGGGCAAGAATTCCGGCTACGAAATCACAGTGCGCCTGGACAACGGCGAGACCCGCGTCGTGGCGCAAGAAGCCGACTTGCCCATCAGCGTGGGCCAGCGTGTACAGGTGATCAGCGGCGCCGGTCCGACGCGCGTCACCCCGATGTAA
- the accB gene encoding acetyl-CoA carboxylase biotin carboxyl carrier protein, whose product MDLRKLKTLIDLVAESGIAELEITEGEGKVRIVKFSQTLQPVAYHQPEAGVPAAPVAQPAAPAAPAAEAAPVIQGHVVKAPMVGTFYRSPNPGAAPFIDVGATVKEGDPLCIIEAMKLLNEIEADKSGVIKEILVENGEPVEYGQPLFVIG is encoded by the coding sequence ATGGACCTTCGAAAACTCAAAACCCTGATCGACCTGGTGGCTGAATCGGGTATCGCCGAGCTGGAAATCACCGAAGGCGAAGGCAAGGTACGCATCGTCAAGTTCTCGCAAACCTTGCAGCCGGTGGCTTACCATCAGCCCGAAGCCGGCGTGCCCGCTGCACCGGTGGCTCAGCCCGCCGCGCCTGCCGCGCCGGCCGCCGAAGCCGCCCCGGTCATCCAGGGCCACGTCGTGAAGGCGCCGATGGTCGGCACGTTCTACCGTTCGCCGAACCCGGGCGCCGCTCCGTTCATCGACGTGGGCGCCACCGTCAAGGAAGGCGATCCGCTGTGCATCATTGAAGCCATGAAGCTGCTCAATGAAATCGAAGCCGACAAGTCCGGCGTCATCAAAGAAATCCTGGTCGAAAACGGTGAGCCCGTCGAGTACGGTCAACCCCTCTTCGTCATTGGCTGA
- the prmA gene encoding 50S ribosomal protein L11 methyltransferase, whose product MRELVLHCLEAQAEALSDALLEAGVLSVSVEDADFGTDDERPLFGEPGTEPDIQAWDRNRVVALLPDGADPTQIMEEAAAAGELDPALFAGWTLRDVPDADWVRLTQSQFGPIHIAERLWIVPSWHRDNPDVPGLDPAAAEDGAIHIELDPGLAFGTGSHPTTHLCLAWLEAELPAGATLLDYGCGSGILAIAARKLGAGPTLAVDIDAQAVQSTAYNAEVNHVELQAMLPDALADGTFQVVVANILSNPLKVLAPMLAGRVAAGGHLVLSGVLERQAEEVAAAYAPWLAMSVWRARDGWVCLHGQKA is encoded by the coding sequence ATGCGTGAACTCGTGCTCCATTGCCTGGAGGCGCAGGCCGAAGCCCTGTCGGATGCGTTGCTGGAAGCGGGCGTGCTGTCGGTATCCGTGGAAGACGCCGACTTCGGCACCGATGACGAACGCCCCTTGTTCGGCGAACCTGGCACCGAGCCCGACATTCAAGCCTGGGACCGCAACCGCGTCGTGGCCTTGCTGCCCGATGGCGCCGACCCCACGCAGATCATGGAAGAGGCCGCCGCGGCGGGCGAGCTGGACCCGGCGCTGTTTGCAGGCTGGACGCTGCGCGACGTGCCGGACGCCGACTGGGTGCGCCTGACGCAATCGCAGTTCGGCCCCATCCATATTGCTGAACGCCTGTGGATCGTGCCCAGCTGGCACCGCGACAACCCCGACGTGCCCGGCCTGGACCCGGCTGCCGCCGAAGACGGCGCCATCCATATCGAACTGGACCCCGGCCTGGCCTTCGGTACCGGCAGCCATCCCACGACGCATCTCTGCCTGGCCTGGCTGGAAGCCGAATTGCCGGCGGGCGCCACGTTGCTGGATTACGGCTGCGGCTCGGGCATCCTGGCCATTGCCGCGCGCAAGCTGGGCGCGGGCCCGACGCTGGCCGTGGACATCGACGCGCAGGCGGTGCAAAGCACGGCCTATAACGCCGAAGTGAACCACGTCGAACTGCAAGCCATGCTGCCCGACGCGCTGGCTGACGGCACCTTTCAGGTGGTGGTCGCCAACATCCTGTCCAATCCGTTGAAGGTGTTGGCGCCGATGTTGGCGGGCCGCGTTGCCGCGGGCGGCCATTTGGTGCTGTCCGGCGTGCTGGAGCGTCAGGCCGAGGAAGTGGCCGCGGCTTACGCGCCCTGGCTTGCCATGTCGGTCTGGCGTGCCCGCGACGGCTGGGTATGCCTGCACGGCCAGAAGGCCTGA
- a CDS encoding DUF3426 domain-containing protein has product MALTTRCPQCGTTFKVVPDQLRVRNGLVRCGACSTVFDGRACLLPEAGSPPPAAPSVPPAPSSAAAAAAPVLAPTLARPSAEPRQTPPWEDESAAPQSAPSAPVAPVTPTAPISPTASTARAEPVISPVATPAIPPAVLRGRDAIRRPVEPEDTLPEDEPDDDHDLEDEVREAPHGRVDQGRSDNFRTDSHYEKPIIASRDSEPVIRWDDRDTPDERDHDDDRDHDDDRDEDREPVLGEARTRYSSATDVGRAPPEFLDQDRSERRGLMRKIWASACLLGLIALGLQLLYVYRTDIANSMPVMRPVLETVCQPLGCTVGYARRLERIAISSSSLQPPTGAAAIDDGRSRLVLNLVLRNRYDKPQHWPALVLDLTDLSDTVVVRKVLKPEDYLTPEQLRGPFAPAGELKISVPIEVTGVQVNGYQLDKFFP; this is encoded by the coding sequence ATGGCTCTGACCACCCGCTGCCCGCAGTGCGGCACCACGTTCAAGGTGGTGCCTGACCAGCTTCGCGTTCGCAATGGCCTGGTGCGCTGCGGCGCCTGCTCCACCGTCTTCGACGGCCGCGCCTGCCTGCTGCCCGAAGCGGGATCGCCGCCGCCCGCCGCGCCATCCGTGCCGCCTGCGCCTTCTTCGGCAGCCGCCGCCGCCGCGCCAGTGCTGGCGCCGACGCTGGCGCGCCCGTCAGCCGAGCCGCGCCAGACACCACCCTGGGAAGACGAATCCGCCGCGCCACAGTCGGCTCCCAGTGCGCCTGTTGCGCCCGTCACGCCCACAGCGCCCATCTCACCCACTGCGTCTACCGCACGCGCCGAGCCTGTGATTTCGCCAGTGGCTACGCCCGCGATTCCACCGGCGGTCCTGCGTGGGCGTGATGCGATACGCCGCCCGGTGGAGCCCGAAGACACGCTGCCGGAAGACGAACCCGACGACGATCACGACCTGGAAGACGAAGTCCGTGAAGCGCCGCATGGCCGTGTCGATCAGGGCCGTTCCGATAACTTCCGCACCGATTCCCACTACGAAAAGCCCATCATCGCCTCGCGCGACAGCGAACCCGTCATCAGGTGGGACGACCGCGACACACCCGATGAGCGCGACCACGACGACGATCGCGACCACGACGACGATCGCGACGAGGACCGTGAGCCCGTGCTGGGCGAGGCGCGCACCCGCTACTCCAGCGCCACGGACGTAGGCCGTGCTCCGCCCGAGTTCCTGGATCAGGACCGCAGCGAACGCCGGGGCCTGATGCGCAAGATCTGGGCTTCTGCCTGCCTGCTGGGCCTGATCGCCCTGGGCCTGCAACTGCTTTACGTCTACCGTACCGACATCGCCAACTCCATGCCCGTGATGCGCCCGGTGCTGGAAACCGTGTGCCAGCCGCTGGGCTGCACCGTGGGCTATGCGCGTCGCCTGGAACGCATCGCCATTTCATCATCGTCGCTACAGCCGCCCACGGGCGCCGCCGCGATCGACGATGGCCGCAGCCGGCTGGTGTTGAACCTGGTGCTGCGCAACCGCTACGACAAGCCGCAGCACTGGCCCGCGCTGGTGCTGGACCTGACGGACCTGTCCGACACGGTGGTGGTGCGCAAGGTGCTCAAGCCCGAAGACTACCTGACGCCCGAACAACTGCGCGGGCCCTTCGCCCCGGCGGGCGAGCTCAAAATTTCCGTGCCCATTGAAGTGACTGGCGTTCAAGTCAATGGCTACCAACTTGATAAGTTCTTTCCTTAA
- a CDS encoding carbohydrate kinase family protein, with the protein MATPVLVCGSMAFDTIAVFEGRFKEHILADRIQSLSVSFLVPSMRKEYGGCSGNIAYNMNLLGGKPVPVATVGEDAGEYMERLSGLGIDTSRVKVVPGTFTAQCFITTDLDDNQITAFHPGAMSFAADNDLSDADAAWAIVAPDAKEGMFAHAQRLHQRGIPFIFDLGQAMPLFDGADLERMLKMAQALTVNDYEAGVVEQRTGRSMADIAQTLQAVVVTRGAEGATLMTGGKTISIAPVKATQVVDPTGCGDAQRGGLLYGLTSGWNWEDSCRLGNVMGAIKIASRGPQNHTPSRADINAVLHATYGIHLPA; encoded by the coding sequence ATGGCAACCCCCGTCCTGGTTTGCGGTTCGATGGCGTTCGACACGATCGCCGTGTTCGAAGGCCGCTTCAAAGAGCACATTCTTGCCGACCGCATCCAATCCTTGAGCGTGTCCTTCCTGGTGCCCAGCATGCGCAAGGAATATGGCGGCTGCTCGGGCAACATTGCCTACAACATGAATCTGCTGGGCGGCAAGCCCGTGCCGGTGGCCACCGTGGGCGAAGACGCTGGCGAATACATGGAGCGCCTGTCGGGCCTGGGCATCGACACCTCCCGCGTCAAGGTGGTGCCCGGCACGTTCACCGCGCAATGCTTCATCACGACCGACCTGGACGACAACCAGATCACCGCGTTCCACCCGGGCGCCATGTCGTTCGCGGCGGACAATGACCTGAGCGACGCGGACGCGGCCTGGGCCATCGTGGCGCCGGACGCCAAGGAAGGCATGTTTGCCCACGCGCAACGCCTGCACCAGCGCGGCATCCCCTTCATCTTCGATCTGGGTCAGGCCATGCCCTTGTTCGACGGCGCCGACCTCGAACGCATGCTGAAGATGGCGCAGGCCTTGACCGTGAATGACTACGAAGCTGGCGTTGTCGAGCAGCGCACCGGCCGCAGCATGGCCGATATTGCCCAGACGCTGCAAGCCGTGGTGGTGACGCGCGGCGCGGAAGGCGCCACGCTGATGACCGGCGGCAAGACCATTTCCATCGCGCCTGTGAAGGCAACGCAAGTGGTGGACCCCACGGGTTGCGGCGACGCGCAACGCGGCGGCCTGCTCTACGGCTTGACCAGCGGCTGGAACTGGGAAGACAGCTGCCGCCTGGGCAACGTCATGGGCGCCATCAAGATTGCCTCGCGCGGGCCGCAGAACCACACGCCGTCGCGCGCGGACATCAACGCGGTATTGCACGCTACTTACGGCATCCATCTGCCGGCGTGA